A window of the Streptomyces sp. NBC_00250 genome harbors these coding sequences:
- a CDS encoding ArsR/SmtB family transcription factor produces MSNVTALPLIEPEVAPCCPPLTERPLTAEEAERTAKMFKALGDPVRLRLFSAVASHEGGEACVCDISDVGVSQPTVSHHLKKLKEAGLLSSERRGTWVYYRVEPTVLAAMGALLTKAAAA; encoded by the coding sequence ATGTCGAATGTCACCGCGCTGCCGCTCATCGAGCCTGAGGTCGCCCCCTGCTGCCCGCCCCTCACCGAGCGCCCGCTGACCGCCGAGGAGGCCGAGCGGACCGCGAAGATGTTCAAGGCCCTCGGCGATCCGGTCCGGCTGCGCCTGTTCTCGGCGGTCGCCTCGCATGAGGGCGGCGAGGCGTGCGTCTGCGACATCTCCGACGTCGGGGTCTCGCAGCCGACGGTCTCCCATCACCTGAAGAAGCTGAAGGAGGCGGGGTTGCTCTCCTCCGAACGGCGCGGCACCTGGGTCTACTACCGCGTGGAGCCCACCGTCCTCGCCGCCATGGGCGCGCTCCTCACCAAGGCGGCTGCCGCGTGA
- a CDS encoding SUKH-3 domain-containing protein produces MTTEEVEAVLTEAGWSRGRDIGAQLPELLSFVTGRFAEEGHPVQAFPAAQDFVREFGGLRLVIPGTPPDAVGFTPHWIYEASGEDVAELAQNVGKKLFPVGYETFDGAMVLIDETGRFFLMHHTGPYFLGATTYEAVSCLLRGPQQEARDYFVTPGGTPVTPP; encoded by the coding sequence ATGACAACGGAGGAAGTCGAGGCCGTCCTCACCGAGGCGGGCTGGTCACGGGGGCGTGACATCGGTGCTCAGCTGCCCGAGCTCCTGAGCTTCGTCACCGGCCGTTTCGCCGAGGAAGGCCATCCGGTCCAAGCGTTCCCGGCCGCCCAGGACTTCGTCCGGGAGTTCGGCGGGCTGCGGCTGGTGATTCCGGGAACGCCGCCGGACGCCGTCGGATTCACCCCGCACTGGATCTACGAGGCGAGCGGCGAGGATGTCGCCGAACTCGCCCAGAACGTGGGGAAGAAGCTCTTCCCCGTCGGATACGAAACGTTCGACGGGGCCATGGTCCTCATCGATGAGACCGGCCGCTTCTTCCTGATGCATCACACCGGTCCCTATTTCCTGGGCGCGACCACGTACGAGGCCGTCAGCTGTCTGCTGCGCGGCCCTCAGCAGGAAGCACGGGACTACTTCGTCACCCCGGGAGGGACGCCGGTGACGCCGCCGTGA
- a CDS encoding sulfite exporter TauE/SafE family protein, with the protein MEWTIWVGFAAGLLISTVTAPVGVSGAVFLLPVQLSVLGVPSPAVTPTNLLFNVVAGPGALWRYRRDGALRGGLARRLVAWTMPGVVAGAAIRVFALPGPGVFRILVAAFLLPLGAWLCMRTLRPARRRPDAAEPSARVLAALALTVGTVGGIYGIGGGSLLGPILAARGMSMARIAPATLAATFTTSVAGAAAYAVLALASPGPVAPDWWLGLACGLGGLIGGYLGARLQPHVPETALRLLLGILAAALGGLYAAQAMY; encoded by the coding sequence GTGGAGTGGACGATCTGGGTCGGGTTCGCGGCCGGACTCTTGATCTCGACGGTGACCGCTCCGGTCGGCGTGTCCGGGGCGGTCTTCCTCCTGCCGGTCCAGCTCAGCGTCCTCGGCGTGCCGAGCCCCGCGGTCACACCGACGAACCTGCTGTTCAACGTGGTGGCCGGGCCAGGCGCGCTGTGGCGCTACCGCCGCGACGGCGCTCTGCGCGGCGGACTGGCCCGGCGCCTCGTCGCCTGGACGATGCCCGGCGTTGTCGCCGGCGCTGCCATCCGAGTCTTCGCCCTCCCCGGCCCAGGCGTCTTCCGCATCCTGGTCGCCGCCTTCCTGCTGCCGCTCGGAGCGTGGCTGTGTATGCGCACCCTGCGCCCCGCCCGGCGGCGGCCGGACGCGGCCGAGCCGTCGGCGCGCGTGCTCGCCGCCCTTGCCCTGACGGTCGGGACGGTGGGCGGGATCTACGGGATCGGCGGCGGTTCTCTGCTCGGGCCCATCCTTGCCGCGCGCGGCATGTCCATGGCCCGCATCGCCCCGGCCACCCTCGCCGCGACCTTCACCACCTCTGTGGCCGGGGCCGCCGCGTACGCCGTACTGGCCCTGGCAAGCCCCGGGCCCGTCGCGCCCGACTGGTGGCTGGGCCTGGCCTGCGGCCTAGGAGGGCTGATCGGCGGCTACCTCGGTGCACGGCTTCAACCCCACGTGCCCGAGACCGCGCTCCGGCTACTGCTCGGCATCCTCGCGGCCGCCCTCGGCGGGCTCTACGCCGCCCAGGCCATGTACTGA
- a CDS encoding GNAT family N-acetyltransferase — protein MTAATVVVVPLAAAHADEVVAIYQAGIDEGNATFETTAPTWEQFDTAKLPEHRFAALDETGRVLGWVAVTRVSDRCAYAGVVEHSVYVHPDARGRGIASTLLTALIDSTEAAGIWTVQSGIFPENAASLAVHERAGFRVIGTRERIGRQHGVWRDVVLVERRSLTIS, from the coding sequence GTGACCGCAGCGACCGTCGTCGTCGTGCCCCTGGCTGCCGCACACGCCGACGAGGTCGTCGCGATCTACCAGGCGGGCATCGACGAGGGCAACGCCACGTTCGAGACCACGGCTCCCACCTGGGAGCAGTTCGACACGGCCAAGCTGCCCGAGCACCGCTTCGCCGCCCTCGACGAGACCGGGCGCGTGCTCGGCTGGGTCGCCGTCACCAGGGTCTCCGACCGGTGTGCGTACGCCGGCGTCGTCGAACACTCCGTTTACGTCCACCCCGACGCGCGGGGCCGTGGCATCGCTTCCACCCTGCTCACGGCGCTCATCGACTCCACCGAGGCGGCCGGGATCTGGACCGTCCAGTCCGGGATCTTCCCGGAGAACGCCGCGAGCCTGGCCGTGCACGAGCGCGCCGGGTTCCGGGTGATCGGCACCCGCGAGCGTATCGGCCGCCAGCATGGCGTCTGGCGTGACGTCGTGCTGGTCGAGCGGCGCAGCCTCACCATCTCCTGA
- a CDS encoding ArsR/SmtB family transcription factor, which produces MLTVASDIDVLARFGRALADPIRCRILLALRQAPAYPADLADALGVSRTRLSNHLACLRDCGLVVTVPEGRRTRYELADERLGHALDHLLAAVVAVESDQTCPDAATKDCC; this is translated from the coding sequence GTGCTGACCGTTGCCTCTGACATCGACGTGCTGGCCCGCTTCGGACGCGCGCTCGCCGACCCGATCCGCTGCCGCATCCTGCTCGCCCTGCGCCAGGCGCCGGCCTACCCGGCCGACCTCGCCGACGCGCTCGGCGTCTCCCGGACCCGGCTGTCCAACCACCTGGCCTGCCTACGTGACTGCGGCCTCGTCGTCACCGTGCCCGAGGGGCGCCGCACCCGCTACGAGCTCGCCGACGAACGCCTCGGTCACGCCCTGGACCACCTGCTGGCCGCGGTGGTCGCAGTCGAGTCCGACCAGACCTGCCCGGATGCCGCAACGAAGGACTGCTGCTGA
- a CDS encoding cation transporter, translated as MTAISLGPSPSPSPSPSPSPSPSRRDALARRIRLLVAATITYNVIEAVVAITAGTMASSTALVGFGLDSVIEVSSAMAVAWQFSARDHAVREAREKATLRIIAVSFFALAAYVTFDAVRALAGTGEVERSVPGIVIAALSLAIMPFLSAAQRRAGRELGSASAVADSKQTLLCTYLSAVLLVGLVLNATLGWSWADPIAALVIAAAAVKEGRDAWQGKGCCAPTAGTPFPVETAQPEADACGCKPGCTCCS; from the coding sequence ATGACCGCGATATCCCTCGGGCCGTCGCCGTCGCCGTCGCCGTCGCCGTCGCCGTCGCCGTCGCCGTCGCGCCGCGACGCGCTCGCCCGCCGAATACGGCTGCTGGTCGCCGCGACGATCACCTACAACGTCATCGAGGCGGTCGTCGCCATCACCGCGGGCACGATGGCCTCGTCCACGGCGCTGGTCGGCTTCGGGCTGGACTCCGTGATCGAGGTGTCCTCCGCCATGGCGGTCGCCTGGCAGTTCTCCGCCCGCGACCACGCAGTGCGCGAGGCCAGGGAGAAGGCCACTCTGCGGATCATCGCGGTGTCCTTCTTCGCCCTCGCTGCCTACGTCACCTTCGACGCCGTCCGCGCGTTGGCCGGCACCGGCGAGGTCGAGCGGTCCGTCCCCGGCATCGTCATCGCCGCCCTGTCGCTGGCGATCATGCCGTTCCTGTCCGCGGCCCAGCGCCGGGCGGGCCGTGAACTCGGCTCCGCCAGCGCAGTCGCCGACTCCAAGCAGACCCTGTTGTGCACATACCTCTCTGCTGTCCTCCTGGTCGGCCTGGTCCTCAACGCCACCCTCGGATGGTCCTGGGCCGACCCCATCGCCGCCCTGGTCATAGCCGCCGCCGCCGTCAAGGAAGGCCGCGACGCCTGGCAGGGCAAGGGCTGCTGCGCGCCCACCGCCGGCACCCCGTTCCCGGTCGAGACCGCACAACCTGAGGCGGACGCATGCGGCTGCAAGCCGGGCTGCACCTGCTGCTCGTGA
- a CDS encoding NUDIX hydrolase: MIERVRAVLVTADDTMLVIRRTRPGIPEYWVLPGGGVEPSDASREAALHREIHEEIAGKADIVRLLHTMETDDERQLFYLARIATWSFDDRTGPEFSAEGRGEYALEEVPLTLEGLDGIDLKPEEIARVLRGAIGAGSLGVEASL; this comes from the coding sequence ATGATCGAACGAGTCCGCGCCGTCCTCGTCACCGCCGACGACACGATGCTGGTCATCCGCCGTACCAGGCCCGGCATCCCCGAGTACTGGGTCCTGCCCGGCGGTGGCGTGGAGCCCAGTGACGCGTCCCGGGAGGCCGCCCTCCACCGGGAGATCCACGAGGAGATCGCGGGGAAGGCCGACATCGTCCGCCTCCTCCACACGATGGAGACCGACGACGAGCGCCAGCTCTTCTACCTCGCCCGCATCGCGACCTGGTCCTTCGACGACCGCACCGGCCCCGAGTTCAGTGCCGAAGGCCGCGGCGAGTACGCGCTGGAGGAGGTCCCGCTGACTCTTGAGGGGCTCGACGGCATCGACCTCAAGCCCGAGGAGATCGCCCGCGTGCTGAGGGGAGCCATCGGCGCCGGAAGCCTCGGAGTCGAGGCATCGCTCTGA
- a CDS encoding magnesium and cobalt transport protein CorA produces MSDRRPRAAWRRPQAEPPANTSPEPPAERPSVVQANLYRDGRRVSSPTTLAETFRQLREHPDGMAWIGLQRPTEEELHSLAAEFDLHELAVEDAMEAHQRPKLERYGDTLFVVLRAARYLDAQEEVDFGELHVFVGPDFLITVRHGAAPDLSTVRRRMEKDPELLALGPEAVLYAILDAVVDGYAPVVAGVQNDIDEIETEVFGGDPAVSRRIYELSREMVEFQRATRPLVGMLHGLMAGFAKYGTDEELQRYLRDVADHVTHTSERVDGFRQALTEILTVNATLVTQQQNAEMRALAEAGFEQNEEIKKISAWAAILFAPTLVGTIYGMNFDNMPELHWAGGYPFAILLMAGVCTGLYFVFKRRRWL; encoded by the coding sequence ATGTCCGACCGCCGCCCGCGCGCGGCGTGGCGCCGCCCCCAGGCGGAGCCGCCCGCGAACACCTCCCCGGAACCGCCGGCGGAGCGGCCGAGCGTCGTCCAGGCGAACCTCTACCGCGACGGCCGACGCGTCTCCTCCCCCACCACCCTCGCGGAGACCTTCCGGCAGTTGCGCGAGCACCCGGACGGCATGGCATGGATCGGCCTCCAGCGCCCGACCGAGGAGGAACTCCACTCCTTGGCCGCCGAGTTCGACCTCCACGAACTGGCGGTGGAGGACGCGATGGAGGCCCATCAGCGCCCGAAACTGGAAAGGTACGGCGACACCCTCTTCGTGGTCCTCAGGGCGGCCCGCTACCTGGACGCCCAGGAGGAGGTCGACTTCGGCGAACTCCACGTCTTCGTGGGCCCGGACTTCCTGATCACGGTCCGCCACGGCGCCGCCCCGGACCTCTCCACGGTCCGCCGCCGCATGGAGAAGGACCCGGAACTGCTCGCCCTGGGCCCGGAAGCGGTCCTCTACGCGATCCTGGACGCGGTGGTCGACGGCTACGCCCCGGTGGTGGCGGGCGTCCAGAACGACATCGACGAGATCGAGACGGAGGTCTTCGGCGGCGACCCGGCGGTCTCCCGCCGCATCTACGAACTCTCCCGGGAAATGGTCGAGTTCCAACGCGCCACCCGCCCCCTGGTGGGCATGCTCCACGGCCTGATGGCCGGCTTCGCCAAATACGGCACGGACGAGGAACTCCAGCGCTACCTCCGCGACGTCGCCGACCACGTCACCCACACCAGCGAGCGCGTCGACGGCTTCCGCCAGGCACTCACCGAAATCCTCACGGTCAACGCGACCCTGGTCACCCAACAACAGAACGCAGAAATGCGGGCGTTGGCGGAGGCGGGCTTCGAACAGAACGAGGAGATCAAGAAGATCTCGGCCTGGGCGGCGATTCTCTTTGCACCCACACTCGTGGGAACCATCTACGGCATGAACTTCGACAACATGCCAGAGCTTCACTGGGCGGGCGGGTATCCGTTCGCAATCCTCCTGATGGCAGGGGTCTGTACGGGGCTGTACTTCGTCTTCAAACGGCGGCGCTGGCTCTAG
- a CDS encoding MFS transporter, whose product MTDLDTRTGGAATGTGVRSRPRAVLPALCATQITGWGIVYYAFPVLNPQITAATGWSAGVTMAAFSLALVVSGIAGIRVGRIIDHRGPRTVMTAGSVGGTVSMVIVALAPNLPVFFAGWLLAGFAMAATFYQPAFAALTRWFAPDHVRALTVVTLAGGLASTVFAPLTAVLADHLTWRTTYLVLAAILAAVTIPAHALALRAPWPPAPPTPTDTDSTPQEVVRSRPFLLLSVAFTLSAFAMYAVVVTLVPLLVERGYTTAQAAWALGLGGAGQTLGRTLYAPLARHTCTTTRTVVLVALGGLTTAALAITPGPHGLLIAVSIAAGMVRGNLTLLQATAITDRWGVQHYGKLSGILSAPAMTASALAPFAAALLAPPLGGYPNLFAVLAGLAGAAALVSLGSSVRHARQGAASRPAI is encoded by the coding sequence GTGACCGACCTCGACACCCGCACGGGCGGGGCCGCGACCGGGACGGGGGTCCGGTCGCGGCCCCGCGCCGTGCTTCCCGCGCTCTGCGCCACGCAGATCACCGGATGGGGAATCGTCTACTACGCCTTCCCTGTCCTGAACCCCCAGATCACCGCCGCCACCGGTTGGTCCGCAGGCGTCACGATGGCGGCGTTCTCGCTCGCCCTGGTGGTCTCCGGCATCGCCGGAATCCGCGTCGGCAGGATCATCGACCACCGCGGCCCCCGCACGGTCATGACAGCAGGATCCGTGGGAGGAACCGTGAGCATGGTGATCGTGGCCCTGGCGCCGAACCTGCCGGTGTTCTTCGCCGGCTGGCTCCTGGCCGGGTTCGCCATGGCCGCCACCTTCTACCAGCCCGCCTTCGCCGCCCTCACCCGATGGTTCGCCCCGGACCACGTCCGCGCCCTCACCGTCGTGACCCTCGCCGGCGGCCTCGCCTCCACCGTCTTCGCCCCGCTCACCGCCGTCCTCGCAGACCATCTGACCTGGCGCACCACCTATCTCGTGCTCGCCGCGATCCTCGCCGCCGTCACGATCCCCGCCCATGCCCTTGCGCTACGAGCCCCCTGGCCGCCGGCCCCGCCCACACCCACCGACACGGACTCAACACCCCAGGAGGTCGTCCGCAGCAGGCCGTTCCTCCTGCTCTCGGTCGCGTTCACCCTCTCGGCGTTCGCGATGTACGCCGTGGTCGTCACCCTCGTGCCGCTCCTCGTCGAACGCGGCTACACCACCGCCCAAGCCGCCTGGGCCCTCGGCCTCGGCGGTGCCGGCCAGACCCTCGGCCGTACCCTCTACGCCCCGCTCGCCCGCCACACCTGCACCACCACCCGCACGGTGGTCCTCGTCGCTCTCGGCGGGCTGACCACGGCAGCCCTCGCCATCACCCCCGGCCCCCATGGCCTGTTGATCGCTGTCTCCATCGCGGCCGGCATGGTCCGGGGCAACCTCACCCTTCTCCAGGCCACCGCCATCACCGACCGCTGGGGCGTACAGCACTACGGCAAGCTCTCGGGAATCCTCAGCGCCCCCGCCATGACGGCGTCAGCGCTCGCACCCTTCGCCGCAGCCCTCCTTGCCCCGCCGTTGGGCGGCTATCCGAACCTCTTCGCCGTGCTCGCGGGTCTGGCAGGAGCTGCGGCGCTTGTCTCTCTCGGCTCGTCCGTCCGCCACGCGAGGCAAGGGGCGGCCTCTCGGCCGGCGATCTGA
- a CDS encoding SDR family oxidoreductase, whose protein sequence is MNIGSVNARAGRTNLVAYSTAKAGLQGLTRSLARELGPYGICVNTVMPGAIQVEAENALPSRHRARPEDQIKRQCVPRRGRPEDVAALVAFLVGPSASFIMGQSVHVDGGWLLH, encoded by the coding sequence GTGAACATCGGCAGCGTCAACGCCCGCGCCGGCCGGACGAACCTCGTCGCGTACAGCACCGCGAAAGCCGGGTTGCAGGGCCTGACCCGCTCCCTCGCCCGCGAACTCGGCCCGTACGGGATTTGCGTCAACACGGTCATGCCCGGAGCCATCCAGGTCGAGGCAGAGAACGCCCTCCCCTCCCGGCACCGTGCGCGGCCGGAGGACCAGATCAAGCGCCAGTGCGTCCCGCGCCGTGGTCGGCCCGAGGACGTCGCGGCCCTGGTGGCGTTCCTCGTGGGCCCCTCCGCCTCGTTCATCATGGGGCAGTCCGTCCACGTCGACGGCGGCTGGCTGCTCCACTGA
- a CDS encoding response regulator transcription factor, protein MPEKTEAVELRTALVRFRRASGLPVVFGGLLQEGRTLRIAELSGAVTPALSGLAISAGSGLGGKCLALSRPCAVTDYPASRHITHEYDVPVSAEGLRAVIAVPVVVRRKVRGVLYGALRESLPIGERVFDAAMAAARDVEQALAVRDEVRQLLAPAPPGPSWEEVRQAYGELRELAPKVVDPALRERLLAVCGRLESASGTGPVTPGVSLTPRETDVLAAVASGATNATAAERLGLRPETVKGYLRSAMRKLGAHTRLEAVVAARRAGALP, encoded by the coding sequence GTGCCCGAGAAGACGGAAGCGGTGGAGTTGCGGACGGCGCTGGTGCGCTTCAGGCGCGCCAGCGGGCTGCCCGTCGTCTTCGGCGGGCTGCTCCAGGAGGGCCGCACGCTGCGGATCGCCGAGCTGAGCGGGGCCGTGACGCCGGCGCTGAGCGGCCTGGCGATCTCGGCCGGCTCCGGGCTCGGCGGGAAGTGCCTGGCGCTGTCGCGGCCGTGCGCGGTCACGGACTACCCGGCGTCGCGGCACATCACCCACGAGTACGACGTGCCCGTCTCGGCGGAGGGCCTGCGCGCGGTGATCGCGGTCCCCGTCGTCGTACGCCGCAAGGTGCGCGGTGTGCTGTACGGGGCGCTGCGCGAGTCCCTCCCGATCGGCGAGCGGGTCTTCGACGCGGCGATGGCGGCGGCCCGCGACGTGGAGCAGGCCCTCGCGGTACGGGACGAGGTACGGCAACTGCTCGCGCCCGCACCCCCCGGGCCGTCCTGGGAGGAGGTGCGCCAGGCGTACGGGGAGCTGCGCGAACTGGCCCCGAAGGTCGTCGACCCCGCGCTCCGGGAGCGACTCCTCGCCGTCTGCGGCCGCCTCGAATCGGCCTCCGGCACGGGCCCCGTCACCCCCGGCGTCTCCCTGACCCCGCGCGAGACGGACGTCCTCGCGGCGGTCGCCTCGGGCGCGACGAACGCGACGGCGGCCGAACGGCTCGGGCTGCGCCCGGAGACGGTGAAGGGCTACCTCCGCTCGGCGATGCGCAAACTGGGCGCCCACACCCGGCTGGAGGCGGTGGTGGCGGCGCGAAGGGCAGGGGCGCTGCCGTAG
- a CDS encoding winged helix DNA-binding domain-containing protein, protein MALKTTHAVLGPRALNRATLDRQLLLRLSPMGVTEAVDHLVGLQAQNTKPPYYALAARLDGFRPEDLSSLMESRRVARIVSMRSTVHTHTARDADALRRLVQAGAVDRELKMFRKGLEGVDLDRLTALATEYVEERPRTPKEMRERLSREWPEADPSSLGIAARCLLVMVQVTPRGLWGRSGQVALTTTDVWFPGQEREAADLDETVLRYLGAFGPASVKDMQTWCGLTRLRPAFERLRPRLLVFQDEHGTELFDLPDAPRPDEDTPAPPRFLPEFDNLLLSHADRSRVVPAEHRGRTWTGNQAHRVFLLDGFLAGIWHLDEAKDRTTLTIEPFAPMTRAQRAALTAEAERTLRLMTPSDTPYDIVHAEG, encoded by the coding sequence ATGGCCCTCAAGACGACCCACGCCGTGCTCGGTCCCCGCGCCCTGAACCGTGCCACCCTCGACCGCCAGCTGCTCCTGCGGCTCTCCCCGATGGGCGTCACCGAGGCCGTCGACCACCTCGTCGGCCTGCAGGCGCAGAACACCAAGCCCCCGTACTACGCCCTCGCCGCCCGCCTCGACGGCTTCCGTCCCGAGGACCTGTCCTCCCTCATGGAGTCCCGCCGGGTCGCGCGGATCGTCTCCATGCGGTCCACCGTGCACACCCACACCGCCCGTGACGCCGACGCCCTGCGCCGCCTCGTCCAGGCCGGGGCCGTCGACCGGGAGCTCAAGATGTTCCGCAAGGGGCTCGAAGGCGTCGACCTCGACCGGCTCACCGCGCTGGCGACCGAGTACGTCGAGGAGCGGCCCCGTACTCCGAAGGAGATGCGCGAGCGCCTCTCGCGCGAGTGGCCCGAAGCCGACCCCTCATCGCTCGGCATCGCGGCCCGCTGCCTGCTCGTCATGGTGCAGGTCACCCCGCGCGGCCTCTGGGGCCGCAGCGGTCAGGTCGCGCTCACCACCACCGACGTCTGGTTCCCCGGCCAGGAGCGGGAGGCCGCCGACCTCGACGAGACCGTGCTCCGCTACCTCGGCGCCTTCGGACCCGCATCCGTCAAGGACATGCAGACCTGGTGCGGCCTCACCAGGCTCCGCCCCGCCTTCGAGCGGCTGCGACCCCGGCTCCTCGTCTTCCAGGACGAGCACGGCACCGAACTCTTCGACCTGCCCGACGCGCCCCGCCCGGACGAGGACACCCCGGCCCCGCCCCGCTTCCTGCCGGAGTTCGACAACCTGCTGCTCTCGCACGCCGACCGCAGCCGCGTCGTGCCCGCCGAACACCGTGGCCGCACCTGGACCGGCAACCAGGCCCACCGGGTCTTCCTCCTCGACGGCTTCCTCGCCGGGATCTGGCACCTCGACGAGGCGAAGGACCGCACGACGCTCACCATCGAACCCTTCGCCCCCATGACGCGCGCCCAGCGTGCCGCGCTCACCGCCGAGGCCGAGCGGACCCTCCGGCTCATGACGCCTTCCGACACCCCGTACGACATCGTCCACGCGGAGGGCTGA
- a CDS encoding FAD-dependent oxidoreductase yields the protein MNTAATDQLPVVVIGAGPAGLAAAAHLVERGLEPLVLEAGPAAGAAVREWAHVRLFSTWGEVTDPAAEKLLAPTGWVKPDAKTYPSGGDWAAHYLQPLADVLGDRVRTGATVTGVSRAGRDRIVDADREAQPFVVHVTCADGREERLFARAVIDASGTWSTPSPAGASGLPALGEKAAADRVTYRVPDLEDPSVRARYAGKRTAVIGSGASAFTALASLAELAKAQDGAGAKAVWILRRGISGSTFGGGTADQLPARGALGLAAKAAVDEGHADAVTGFRTEAIERDGDRLVLMAEDGRRLDPVDEVIVLTGFRPDLSFISELRLGLDGRLQAPVDLAPLIDPNQHSCGTVYPHGVKELSHPEEGVYLVGMKSYGRAPTFLALTGYEQVRSVVAAIAGDRESAERVELVLPETGVCGGAGLFDQPDTEQPADGGGCCAPTPALIQLGTATSAPSCGS from the coding sequence GTGAACACCGCCGCCACCGACCAACTGCCCGTCGTGGTCATCGGGGCCGGGCCCGCCGGCCTGGCCGCCGCCGCCCACCTCGTCGAGCGCGGCCTCGAACCGCTGGTCCTGGAGGCCGGACCGGCGGCCGGCGCGGCGGTACGCGAGTGGGCACACGTCCGTCTCTTCTCCACGTGGGGAGAGGTCACCGACCCGGCCGCCGAGAAGCTCCTGGCCCCCACCGGATGGGTGAAGCCCGACGCGAAGACCTACCCGTCGGGCGGCGACTGGGCGGCTCATTACCTTCAGCCGCTCGCCGACGTCCTCGGTGACCGCGTCCGCACCGGCGCCACGGTCACGGGCGTCTCCCGCGCCGGCCGCGACCGCATCGTCGACGCCGACCGCGAGGCCCAGCCGTTCGTCGTCCACGTCACCTGTGCCGACGGGCGCGAGGAGCGGCTGTTCGCCCGCGCGGTGATCGACGCCTCCGGCACGTGGTCCACCCCGAGCCCGGCAGGAGCGTCCGGCCTGCCCGCACTCGGGGAGAAGGCCGCCGCCGACCGCGTCACCTACCGCGTCCCCGACCTCGAGGACCCGTCCGTCCGAGCCCGATACGCGGGCAAGCGCACCGCCGTCATCGGCTCCGGCGCCTCCGCCTTCACCGCCCTCGCCTCCCTCGCCGAGCTGGCCAAGGCACAGGACGGCGCGGGGGCGAAGGCCGTGTGGATCCTGCGCCGGGGCATCTCCGGCTCCACCTTCGGCGGCGGTACGGCCGACCAGCTCCCCGCCCGCGGCGCACTGGGTCTTGCCGCGAAGGCGGCGGTGGACGAGGGCCACGCCGACGCCGTGACCGGCTTCCGTACGGAGGCGATCGAGCGCGACGGGGACCGCCTGGTCCTCATGGCCGAGGACGGCCGCCGGCTCGACCCGGTCGACGAGGTCATCGTCCTCACGGGCTTCCGTCCCGACCTCTCGTTCATCTCCGAGCTCCGCCTCGGTCTCGACGGCCGCCTCCAGGCCCCGGTCGACCTCGCCCCGCTGATCGACCCCAACCAGCACTCCTGCGGCACCGTCTACCCGCACGGCGTGAAGGAGCTCTCCCACCCTGAGGAGGGCGTCTACCTGGTCGGCATGAAGTCCTACGGCCGCGCCCCGACCTTCCTCGCCCTCACCGGCTACGAGCAGGTCCGTTCTGTCGTCGCCGCCATCGCGGGCGACCGGGAGTCGGCCGAGCGCGTCGAGCTCGTCCTCCCGGAGACCGGAGTCTGCGGCGGCGCCGGCCTCTTCGACCAGCCGGACACGGAGCAGCCGGCGGACGGCGGAGGCTGCTGCGCCCCCACCCCGGCGCTCATCCAGCTCGGCACCGCGACCTCGGCTCCTTCCTGCGGCTCGTGA